One part of the Mariniblastus fucicola genome encodes these proteins:
- a CDS encoding GIY-YIG nuclease family protein, translating to MPALLKKRKLEFEGFGPSILSAVARERLDDSPVPKDRMQARAMLHDQCPITPGVYGWLDNNNQICYVGKSKCLRKRLLSYFAKTPADKKTVRIVQHSHRLVWEPVSHELLALIREQELIYRWRPEFNTQGQPVKRQPAFLCISGGVAPNVFFTRRVTPKAQFSIGPISGTGRLRAAVESMNQIFRLRDCPDKTPFSYNEQMQLFDNPSSAKCIRYELNSCPGPCAGLCDRKDYLGNMQQAMDFLLGGVTSKLTLDRLQDEMKAASLSHSFERAAVLRDHFLNLRWLARRLKQLESAQQKLNGVLPITGKNYQKLWLILRGGRLVGSAAAPRDRKRKEQAVEKLEAIEEKDFGLPTNLMEMNMQMIMMSWFRKYPKYKQQLKSFDEAIETCKRPSA from the coding sequence TTGCCCGCGCTGCTAAAAAAACGCAAGCTTGAGTTTGAAGGATTTGGACCTTCAATTTTGTCTGCCGTTGCGCGCGAAAGACTCGACGACTCGCCAGTTCCAAAAGACCGCATGCAAGCTCGGGCGATGCTGCATGATCAATGCCCGATCACACCTGGAGTCTACGGGTGGCTCGATAACAACAACCAGATTTGCTACGTCGGGAAATCCAAATGTCTGCGAAAACGATTGTTGTCATACTTTGCCAAAACCCCTGCTGACAAGAAGACCGTGCGCATCGTCCAGCACAGCCACCGTCTGGTTTGGGAGCCGGTTTCCCATGAGCTGTTGGCTCTGATTCGCGAGCAGGAGCTGATCTATCGTTGGCGTCCGGAATTCAACACGCAAGGTCAGCCCGTCAAACGTCAGCCTGCGTTTTTGTGCATCAGCGGCGGCGTGGCGCCCAACGTCTTCTTCACGCGACGGGTGACACCGAAAGCCCAGTTTTCAATCGGGCCGATTTCGGGGACGGGCAGATTGCGTGCAGCCGTCGAGAGCATGAACCAGATTTTTCGCTTGCGAGACTGCCCTGACAAAACACCGTTCTCATATAACGAACAGATGCAACTGTTCGATAACCCGTCATCTGCCAAGTGTATTCGCTACGAATTGAACTCTTGCCCGGGCCCCTGTGCAGGGCTTTGCGATCGCAAAGACTATTTGGGAAACATGCAACAGGCGATGGACTTTTTGCTTGGCGGCGTGACCTCGAAGCTGACTCTGGACCGGTTGCAGGACGAAATGAAAGCGGCGTCTTTATCGCACAGTTTTGAACGGGCGGCCGTGCTGCGAGATCACTTTCTTAACTTACGCTGGCTGGCGCGGCGATTAAAACAGCTGGAATCGGCGCAGCAGAAACTCAACGGCGTCCTGCCAATCACCGGCAAGAACTATCAGAAACTGTGGCTGATCCTGCGCGGCGGCAGACTGGTTGGATCCGCCGCGGCTCCACGTGATCGAAAACGAAAAGAGCAGGCGGTCGAAAAACTGGAAGCAATCGAGGAAAAGGACTTTGGCCTGCCAACAAACCTGATGGAAATGAACATGCAGATGATCATGATGTCTTGGTTCCGCAAATATCCAAAGTACAAGCAGCAGTTGAAGTCATTCGACGAGGCCATCGAGACCTGCAAACGGCCATCTGCGTAG
- the gltX gene encoding glutamate--tRNA ligase, giving the protein MTVRTRFAPSPTGYLHIGGVRTALFNWLLARQAGGQFILRIDDTDQKRNQEEALQPILDGFRWLGLDWDEGPEVGGPHGPYFQSERLDKYQAAVEKLLASGHAYRDFSKPEEFQAEREAADKAKQQFQYSRKWMAETDEEAAALEAEGRKCVVRLKMPREGVCEFQDHVRGEMSIEWATESDHVIQRANGTATYHLATVVDDHDFEITHVIRAVEHLSNTPRQIFIAQSLGYDLPEYAHIPFVAEPGSKKKLSKRDIEKYLNNKDFKRLYNSGATIAQRIGLEISPATFNPVLVDFYEQSGFLPDAINNYLLLLGWSLDDSTEEFTREEMIEKFSLDRIVKAPASFDPQKLTAFQGRHFNDLPIKRKIKMCIPYLQKAGLLPDPVDCDVSVITQVIEAAGDRLVMAGDILNFDDFFRPDGWELEYNEKAFQKRLVKPENAPALLGKCRDMLIETPAYDAESLEAALKQWCEDEGIGIGDIIHALRVGVTGKAAGFGMFDILAILGKEKVTERIDQTLAKLKSA; this is encoded by the coding sequence ATGACCGTTCGCACCCGATTCGCTCCTTCTCCAACTGGCTACCTCCACATCGGCGGAGTCCGCACCGCACTGTTTAATTGGTTGCTCGCACGACAGGCCGGCGGGCAGTTTATTTTGCGGATCGATGACACCGATCAGAAACGCAATCAGGAAGAAGCTCTCCAACCGATCCTTGACGGTTTCCGCTGGCTGGGACTGGATTGGGACGAAGGCCCGGAAGTCGGCGGCCCGCACGGACCGTATTTTCAGTCCGAGCGATTGGACAAGTATCAGGCCGCGGTAGAGAAACTGCTGGCGTCAGGGCATGCGTATCGCGATTTTTCCAAGCCGGAAGAGTTTCAGGCCGAGCGTGAAGCTGCTGACAAAGCGAAACAGCAGTTTCAGTACAGCCGCAAATGGATGGCGGAGACCGACGAAGAAGCGGCAGCTTTGGAAGCCGAAGGCCGCAAGTGCGTTGTCCGCCTGAAGATGCCGCGCGAGGGAGTCTGTGAGTTCCAGGATCATGTTCGCGGCGAAATGTCGATCGAGTGGGCCACTGAATCCGATCATGTGATCCAACGAGCCAACGGGACGGCAACGTATCACTTGGCGACCGTGGTCGACGATCACGATTTCGAAATCACGCACGTCATTCGCGCGGTCGAGCACCTTTCCAATACGCCGCGGCAGATTTTCATCGCGCAATCGCTGGGCTATGACTTGCCAGAGTACGCCCACATTCCGTTTGTCGCCGAACCGGGAAGCAAGAAGAAACTGAGTAAGCGTGACATCGAGAAATATCTCAACAACAAGGACTTCAAACGATTGTACAACTCTGGAGCCACAATCGCTCAACGGATCGGTCTGGAAATCAGCCCGGCGACTTTCAACCCGGTGCTGGTGGATTTCTACGAACAATCGGGCTTTCTTCCTGACGCGATCAACAACTACTTGCTGCTACTCGGTTGGTCACTGGACGATTCTACGGAGGAGTTTACGCGCGAAGAGATGATCGAGAAATTCTCTCTCGACCGGATTGTGAAAGCGCCTGCCAGTTTTGACCCGCAGAAGCTTACTGCGTTTCAGGGCCGACACTTCAACGATCTGCCCATCAAGCGCAAGATCAAAATGTGCATTCCGTATTTGCAAAAAGCTGGCTTGCTGCCCGATCCGGTTGACTGCGACGTTTCGGTAATTACCCAAGTCATCGAAGCCGCCGGCGACCGACTGGTGATGGCCGGTGATATCCTGAATTTTGACGATTTCTTCCGACCCGATGGGTGGGAACTGGAATACAACGAAAAAGCATTTCAAAAGCGTTTGGTAAAACCAGAGAATGCGCCGGCGCTACTGGGCAAATGCCGTGACATGCTAATTGAGACGCCCGCCTACGATGCAGAATCGTTGGAAGCTGCCCTCAAACAGTGGTGCGAGGACGAAGGCATCGGAATCGGCGACATTATTCACGCGTTGCGAGTTGGCGTAACGGGCAAGGCCGCCGGCTTTGGCATGTTCGACATTCTTGCAATACTCGGCAAGGAGAAAGTCACCGAGCGGATCGATCAGACATTGGCAAAGCTGAAATCTGCCTAG
- a CDS encoding efflux RND transporter permease subunit produces the protein MEENGGLSRWIAGVIVQRRVLVLVVLFLTLLFAIPWASKITFDFSPEMLLAGDEASVAARSDDTFGGETRFIVIALAATGEDDVFLPEALSWQYDVTRALLKEPRILKAKGLATIRLPNKISFFDGKQYKWLFETRNHTDESAAKLRKTVAEVEQFKGRVISEDMRLTAIAAFLHEDDEKIDEIAEVVEIIEAILREHPCPSGFETHLSGLPFVRVSIIDLLKTDLTYLIPIAAVFFGIVLIFLFRCSAAIALPGVALGIGLAWTIGALAWAEEPINVITNVMPIILLVIGVSNCVHILSRYAEEHARSDDRGVALKRTMAHMIPSCLLTTLTTALGFLSLLFTSSYVLRGFGWQSAMGLALIYVALIAVFGALGIWFRAPAMYQNEGAAIENRFAERVCVFSAQRPWIAVVVSLLAASVAIAAAVGFPGFSGVELNSFLVETIDKDSPAVRSMSLIEEKLGGFIQAEVILETDNPELLTTPDLFNRVRRITEQFEGHEEISHVTSWATIFELADAFVPGEKAFFTEADVADDTNTLQRLDRIRYGLQKKRGSSDLKLYLTRDESAGRILLSLTDLGSRRGRELMAELEAALAREFPPDVGVRTRLTGEGYHDLHALDGFVSELFVSLVIASLAIFVVLACFFRSVKFGLISILPNVTPLLFTLGYMGLRGYDLNAANVTVFAIGLGIAVDDTIHFLARFHGEYSLDGQLMTAIKRTARGSGRAIVLTTVLIVCGMLLILLNSSFVPTKRFAELTIVTMMAALLGDLVLLPAIIKIVYRDRQA, from the coding sequence ATGGAAGAGAACGGTGGACTATCCCGATGGATCGCGGGGGTGATCGTACAGCGGCGAGTCCTCGTCCTTGTCGTACTCTTTTTGACGCTTCTGTTCGCCATCCCCTGGGCCTCGAAGATCACTTTCGATTTCTCACCGGAAATGCTGCTGGCGGGCGATGAAGCTTCGGTTGCTGCTCGATCCGACGATACCTTTGGCGGTGAAACGCGATTTATCGTGATCGCCCTGGCGGCCACGGGCGAAGACGACGTTTTTCTGCCCGAAGCGCTCAGTTGGCAGTACGACGTTACCAGGGCGTTGCTGAAAGAACCGCGGATCTTGAAAGCCAAAGGGCTGGCGACCATTCGTTTGCCGAACAAGATTTCCTTTTTCGATGGCAAACAATACAAGTGGCTGTTCGAAACTCGAAATCACACAGACGAATCGGCGGCGAAGCTGAGGAAGACCGTCGCGGAAGTCGAGCAGTTCAAGGGGCGCGTCATCAGTGAGGACATGCGTCTTACGGCCATCGCGGCTTTCTTGCATGAGGATGACGAGAAGATCGACGAAATTGCTGAAGTTGTCGAGATTATTGAAGCAATCTTGCGCGAACATCCTTGCCCCAGCGGATTCGAGACTCACTTGAGCGGCCTGCCGTTTGTTCGAGTCAGCATTATCGATTTGTTGAAAACCGATTTGACGTATCTGATTCCAATCGCGGCTGTTTTCTTTGGCATCGTTTTAATTTTTCTGTTTCGATGTTCAGCCGCGATTGCGTTGCCCGGCGTTGCTCTGGGAATCGGATTGGCCTGGACAATCGGCGCCCTTGCCTGGGCCGAGGAACCAATCAACGTGATCACGAATGTGATGCCGATCATTCTGTTGGTGATTGGAGTTTCAAATTGCGTGCACATCCTGAGCCGCTATGCCGAGGAACATGCCCGGTCCGACGATCGTGGCGTCGCACTCAAACGCACCATGGCGCATATGATTCCGTCGTGCTTGTTGACGACGCTGACAACCGCGCTTGGTTTCCTTAGCCTGCTGTTCACCAGTTCGTATGTCCTGCGTGGGTTTGGTTGGCAATCGGCGATGGGGCTGGCGTTGATTTACGTTGCCTTGATCGCTGTCTTTGGAGCCTTGGGAATCTGGTTCCGGGCGCCTGCCATGTACCAGAACGAAGGGGCCGCGATTGAAAATCGATTTGCGGAAAGAGTCTGCGTTTTTTCTGCACAACGTCCATGGATCGCAGTCGTGGTCTCGCTACTGGCTGCCAGCGTCGCCATCGCTGCAGCGGTTGGATTTCCCGGTTTTAGTGGTGTCGAACTGAATTCGTTTTTGGTGGAAACGATCGACAAAGACAGTCCCGCCGTACGATCAATGTCGTTGATTGAAGAAAAATTGGGAGGCTTCATTCAAGCCGAAGTGATCCTTGAGACCGACAACCCAGAGCTGCTGACGACTCCCGATTTGTTCAACCGGGTTCGAAGAATTACAGAACAGTTCGAAGGCCATGAAGAAATTTCGCATGTAACCTCCTGGGCAACAATCTTTGAGTTAGCCGATGCATTTGTGCCGGGAGAGAAAGCGTTTTTTACCGAAGCGGATGTCGCGGATGATACCAACACGCTTCAACGACTCGATCGGATACGTTACGGGTTGCAGAAGAAGCGTGGAAGTTCGGACTTGAAGTTGTATCTGACGCGGGATGAGTCCGCGGGAAGGATTCTGCTGAGCCTCACCGATCTTGGGTCGCGCCGTGGCCGTGAGCTGATGGCGGAACTGGAAGCGGCGTTGGCGAGAGAGTTTCCGCCCGATGTGGGAGTGCGAACCAGGTTGACTGGCGAAGGCTACCATGACTTGCACGCGCTCGACGGGTTTGTGTCGGAGCTATTTGTTTCCCTGGTCATTGCGTCCTTGGCAATTTTCGTTGTATTGGCCTGTTTTTTCCGATCGGTGAAGTTTGGATTGATTTCGATTCTTCCAAACGTCACTCCGCTCTTGTTTACTTTGGGCTATATGGGATTGCGTGGCTACGATTTGAACGCGGCCAATGTGACGGTGTTTGCGATCGGTTTGGGGATTGCAGTCGATGACACCATTCACTTTTTGGCGCGATTCCACGGAGAGTATTCTCTCGATGGTCAGTTGATGACCGCGATTAAAAGGACGGCTCGCGGTAGCGGTCGGGCAATCGTGCTGACAACCGTTTTGATTGTCTGCGGTATGTTGCTGATCCTGTTGAACTCCAGCTTTGTGCCGACGAAGCGATTCGCTGAATTGACAATCGTGACCATGATGGCCGCGTTGCTAGGCGACCTGGTGCTCCTGCCCGCAATCATAAAAATCGTCTATCGCGACCGTCAGGCGTGA
- a CDS encoding FAD-dependent oxidoreductase: protein MKQAAQAREVDVLVVGAGVAGLSAATAAAWSGKSVVLIEKSDTIGGTAAIANGSIWIPNNDPAIANGFTCDLESQVRFILSECWDGFDESQKWCGVSKETFLRVDRYVKSGLRVARDLTNTRVQTFTQLDKIFKRYFFSTKDSVDSVRQALGPNHSRSDDELAKAACSSWDYHWENKFNKVPYGKHIWAAFDLRLAGKFFFSGFRKHLWHIVQNMVSIRSLSSLADQIPNLFTKFWGFGSGLILVERFRKHLDRQKVPILKRHELVAVATNGDRVTSVDVQTADRQTLTWKIRDALIIASGCFSHQLTGDGVQDSYSVKSSCVAPGNDGDAIRILKNADVQVNQNPRPVLAQTVIQLAKEKNAISHEPVFYFYGDSFFLVDRHGRRVMNEKLTYHDRAQHHVGNAEQEFLFLVCDRRFKERYWGLGIAVPFDQKHMIVGNNESTLHEEIDRELRDNDCDFRLADNFSANLRETKIAFNEFARTGDDREFGRGKNAFDVLGYMKPDRDHDAPSRSMQPLAGEELYACIYGLSTFGTHGGLVCDEDSRVLNSAGDPWNNLYAVGTCAASFLNGHYPSHGMSIGTGMVFGYLAGLHATSNTKRL, encoded by the coding sequence GTGAAACAAGCTGCGCAAGCGAGGGAAGTAGATGTGCTTGTTGTCGGCGCGGGCGTGGCAGGATTGAGCGCAGCAACAGCTGCGGCCTGGTCGGGAAAATCGGTAGTTCTCATTGAGAAATCCGACACGATCGGAGGCACAGCCGCCATCGCCAATGGAAGTATCTGGATTCCCAACAACGACCCTGCGATCGCCAACGGGTTCACATGCGATCTGGAAAGCCAGGTCCGTTTCATACTCAGCGAGTGCTGGGATGGCTTTGACGAAAGCCAAAAATGGTGTGGCGTCAGCAAGGAAACTTTCCTGCGAGTCGATCGCTACGTCAAGTCTGGCCTTCGTGTCGCCCGTGACCTGACGAATACTCGCGTGCAAACTTTCACGCAGTTGGACAAGATTTTCAAGCGGTACTTTTTTTCGACAAAAGACTCGGTCGATTCCGTTCGGCAGGCGCTCGGCCCAAATCATTCACGATCGGATGACGAACTGGCGAAAGCGGCTTGCTCTTCGTGGGACTACCATTGGGAAAACAAATTCAACAAGGTCCCTTATGGCAAACATATTTGGGCAGCGTTCGATCTGCGACTGGCAGGCAAGTTTTTCTTTTCCGGTTTTAGAAAACACCTTTGGCACATCGTTCAAAACATGGTGTCGATTCGCAGCCTTTCCTCCCTGGCGGATCAAATCCCCAACCTTTTTACAAAGTTCTGGGGTTTCGGCAGTGGCCTGATTCTTGTCGAGCGATTTCGCAAACATCTGGATCGCCAAAAGGTTCCGATACTGAAACGTCACGAACTGGTGGCTGTTGCGACGAATGGAGATCGAGTCACATCTGTCGATGTGCAAACTGCGGATCGGCAAACATTGACTTGGAAAATTCGCGACGCGCTGATCATTGCCAGCGGCTGCTTCTCCCATCAGCTCACCGGCGACGGCGTTCAAGATTCCTATTCGGTCAAATCATCTTGCGTTGCCCCGGGGAACGATGGAGACGCGATTCGGATTCTGAAAAACGCTGATGTTCAAGTCAATCAAAACCCGCGTCCGGTGCTGGCTCAGACAGTAATACAGCTGGCCAAGGAGAAGAACGCGATTTCTCATGAGCCCGTTTTCTACTTTTACGGCGATAGTTTCTTCCTGGTCGATCGCCATGGACGCCGCGTGATGAACGAAAAGCTGACATACCACGATCGGGCACAGCACCATGTTGGCAATGCGGAACAGGAGTTTCTGTTTCTTGTTTGCGACCGCCGATTCAAAGAGCGATACTGGGGGCTCGGCATCGCAGTGCCGTTCGATCAAAAACACATGATTGTTGGCAACAACGAATCAACACTGCACGAAGAAATTGATCGAGAGCTGAGAGACAACGATTGCGACTTTCGACTGGCAGACAATTTTTCAGCCAACTTGCGTGAAACAAAAATAGCGTTCAACGAATTTGCACGCACCGGAGACGACCGCGAATTTGGCCGCGGGAAAAATGCTTTTGACGTTCTCGGATACATGAAACCGGATCGCGACCACGACGCTCCTTCCCGCAGCATGCAGCCGCTGGCAGGCGAAGAACTCTACGCCTGCATTTACGGACTCTCGACATTCGGGACTCATGGCGGGCTGGTTTGCGACGAAGACTCGCGCGTTCTGAATTCAGCTGGCGATCCATGGAACAACCTGTACGCGGTCGGGACTTGCGCCGCAAGTTTCCTCAACGGTCACTATCCGTCGCATGGCATGTCGATTGGCACAGGAATGGTTTTTGGTTACCTGGCCGGTTTGCATGCGACTTCGAACACGAAACGGCTGTAA